The Atribacterota bacterium genome includes the window AATACAGAACAATGAACTTTATTTTCCGGTAATCCGCCTAATTCTTTGGCAATATCCTTAGGAGAAAGTTTATATGCTTGTTCCATGGTCATACCTTTGACCATCTCTGATAAGATAGAAGTGCTGGCAATAGCACTGGCACAACCATAAGTCTTCCATTTGCAATCTGTTATAATACCTTTTTTCTTATCTACCTTAATCACTACAAGCATCTGATCTCCGCATTTCATATTACCTACTATGCCTTTGCCGTCATCCTGGTAAGAATCTTCATCTTCCAGAATATTACGTGGATTAATAAAATGATCCTTTAATTTTTCCGAATATACCCAGTTAGCCTGGCTACTCATTCTTCTCTCCTCCAATCTTAACTGTAGACATTTTTCTAATTTTTTGAATAACTTTTGGTAACACTCTAATCATATAATCAATGTCTTCACTTGTTGTATCTCTTCCCATACTTATCCTGATTGAACCATGTGCCTGTTCCACAGGAA containing:
- a CDS encoding iron-sulfur cluster assembly scaffold protein encodes the protein MSSQANWVYSEKLKDHFINPRNILEDEDSYQDDGKGIVGNMKCGDQMLVVIKVDKKKGIITDCKWKTYGCASAIASTSILSEMVKGMTMEQAYKLSPKDIAKELGGLPENKVHCSVLGDKALRAAINDYYKRNGMLDKVKNEEARVVCECMNVTDKEIEEAVLEGAKTFLEIQEHTKAGTVCGKCKEDILQLLDEYKKEHFGE